One segment of Schistocerca cancellata isolate TAMUIC-IGC-003103 chromosome 2, iqSchCanc2.1, whole genome shotgun sequence DNA contains the following:
- the LOC126161145 gene encoding trichohyalin-like, whose translation MRRQGERGNEKARIGNEKKATRRRQREEGNEKKATRRRQREEGNEKKATRRRQREEGNEKKATRRRQREEGNEKKATRRRQREEGNEKKATRRRQREEGNEKKATRRRQREEGNEKKATRRRQREEGNEKKATRRRQREEGNEKKATRRRQREEGNEKKATRRRQREEGNEKKATRRRQREEGNEKKATRRRQREEGNEKKATRRRQREEGNEKKATRRRQREEGNEKKATRRRQREEGNEKKATRRRQREEGNEKKATRRRQREEGNEKKATRRRQREEGNEKKATRRRQREEGNEKKATRRRQREEGNEKKATRRRQREEGNEKKATRRRQREEGNEKKATRRRQREEGNEKKATRRRQREEGNEKKATRRRQREEGNEKKATRRRQREEGNEKKATRRRQREEGNEKKATRRRQREEGNEKKATRRRQREEGNEKKATRRRQREEGNEKKATRRRQREEGNEKKATRRRQREEGNEKKATRRRQREEGNEKKATRRRQREEGNEKKATRRRQREEGNEKKATRRRQREEGNEKKATRRRQREEGNEKKATRRRQREEGNEKKATRRRQREEGNEKKATRRRQREEGNEKKATRRRQREEGNEKKATRRRQREEGNEKKATRRRQREEGNEKKATRRRQREEGNEKKATRRRQREEGNEKKATRRRQREEGNEKKATRRRQREEGNEKKATRRRQREEGNEKKATRRRQREEGNEKKATRRRQREEGNEKKATRRRQREEGNEKKATRRRQREEGNEKKATRRRQREEGNEKKATRRRQREEGNEKKATRRRQREEGNEKKATRRRQREEGNEKKATRRRQREEGNEKKATRRRQREEGNEKKATRRRQREEGNEKKATRRRQREEGNEKKATRRRQREEGNEKKATRRRQREEGNEKKATRRRQREEGNEKKATRRRQREEGNEKKATRRRQREEGNEKKATRRRQREEGNEKKATRRRQREEGNEKKATRRRQREEGNEKKATRRRQREEGNEKKATRRRQREEGNEKKATRRRQREEGNEKKATRRRQREEGNEKKATRRRQREEGNEKKATRRRQREEGNEKKATRRRQREEGNEKKATRRRQREEGNEKKATRRRQREEGNEKKATRRRQREEGNEKKATRRRQREEGNEKKATRRRQREEGNEKKATRRRQREEGNEKKATRRRQREEGNEKKATRRRQREEGNEKKATRRRQREEGNEKKATRRRQREEGNEKKATRRRQREEGNEKKATRRRQREEGNEKKATRRRQREEGNEKKATRRRQREEGNEKKATRRRQREEGNEKKATRRRQREEGNEKKATRRRQREEGNEKKATRRRQREEGNEKKATRRRQREEGNEKKATRRRQREEGNEKKATRRRQREEGNEKKATRRRQREEGNEKKATRRRQREEGNEKKATRRRQREEGNEKKATRRRQREEGNEKKATRRRQREEGNEKKATRRRQREEGNEKKATRRRQREEGNEKKATRRRQREEGNEKKATRRRQREEGNEKKATRRRQREEGNEKKATRRRQREEGNEKKATRRRQREEGNEKKATRRRQREEGNEKKATRRRQREEGNEKKATRRRQREGNEKKAMRRQREEGNEKATRRQREEGNEKATRRRQ comes from the coding sequence gcaacgagaagaaggcaacgagaagaaggcaacgagaagaaggcaacgagaagaaggcaacgagaagaaggcaacgagaagaaggcaacgagaagaaggcaacgagaagaaggcaacgagaagaaggcaacgagaagaaggcaacgagaagaaggcaacgagaagaaggcaacgagaagaaggcaacgagaagaaggcaacgagaagaaggcaacgagaagaaggcaacgagaagaaggcaacgagaagaaggcaacgagaagaaggcaacgagaagaaggcaacgagaagaaggcaacgagaagaaggcaacgagaagaaggcaacgagaagaaggcaacgagaagaaggcaacgagaagaaggcaacgagaagaaggcaacgagaagaaggcaacgagaagaaggcaacgagaagaaggcaacgagaagaaggcaacgagaagaaggcaacgagaagaaggcaacgagaagaaggcaacgagaagaaggcaacgagaagaaggcaacgagaagaaggcaacgagaagaaggcaacgagaagaaggcaacgagaagaaggcaacgagaagaaggcaacgagaagaaggcaacgagaagaaggcaacgagaagaaggcaacgagaagaaggcaacgagaagaaggcaacgagaagaaggcaacgagaagaaggcaacgagaagaaggcaacgagaagaaggcaacgagaagaaggcaacgagaagaaggcaacgagaagaaggcaacgagaagaaggcaacgagaagaaggcaacgagaagaaggcaacgagaagaaggcaacgagaagaaggcaacgagaagaaggcaacgagaagaaggcaacgagaagaaggcaacgagaagaaggcaacgagaagaaggcaacgagaagaaggcaacgagaagaaggcaacgagaagaaggcaacgagaagaaggcaacgagaagaaggcaacgagaagaaggcaacgagaagaaggcaacgagaagaaggcaacgagaagaaggcaacgagaagaaggcaacgagaagaaggcaacgagaagaaggcaacgagaagaaggcaacgagaagaaggcaacgagaagaaggcaacgagaagaaggcaacgagaagaaggcaacgagaagaaggcaacgagaagaaggcaacgagaagaaggcaacgagaagaaggcaacgagaagaaggcaacgagaagaaggcaacgagaagaaggcaacgagaagaaggcaacgagaagaaggcaacgagaagaaggcaacgagaagaaggcaacgagaagaaggcaacgagaagaaggcaacgagaagaaggcaacgagaagaaggcaacgagaagaaggcaacgagaagaaggcaacgagaagaaggcaacgagaagaaggcaacgagaagaaggcaacgagaagaaggcaacgagaagaaggcaacgagaagaaggcaacgagaagaaggcaacgagaagaaggcaacgagaagaaggcaacgagaagaaggcaacgagaagaaggcaacgagaagaaggcaacgagaagaaggcaacgagaagaaggcaacgagaagaaggcaacgagaagaaggcaacgagaagaaggcaacgagaagaaggcaacgagaagaaggcaacgagaagaaggcaacgagaagaaggcaacgagaagaaggcaacgagaagaaggcaacgagaagaaggcaacgagaagaaggcaacgagaagaaggcaacgagaagaaggcaacgagaagaaggcaacgagaagaaggcaacgagaagaaggcaacgagaagaaggcaacgagaagaaggcaacgagaagaaggcaacgagaagaaggcaacgagaagaaggcaacgagaagaaggcaacgagaagaaggcaacgagaagaaggcaacgagaagaaggcaacgagaagaaggcaacgagaagaaggcaacgagaagaaggcaacgagaagaaggcaacgagaagaaggcaacgagaagaaggcaacgagaagaaggcaacgagaagaaggcaacgagaagaaggcaacgagaagaaggcaacgagaagaaggcaacgagaagaaggcaacgagaagaaggcaacgagaagaaggcaacgagaagaaggcaacgagaagaaggcaacgagaagaaggcaacgagaagaaggcaacgagaagaaggcaacgagaagaaggcaacgagaagaaggcaacgagaagaaggcaacgagaagaaggcaacgagaagaaggcaacgagaagaaggcaacgagaagaaggcaacgagaagaaggcaacgagaagaaggcaacgagaagaaggcaacgagaagaaggcaacgagaagaaggcaacgagaagaaggcaacgagaagaaggcaacgagaagaaggcaacgagaagaaggcaacgagaagaaggcaacgagaagaaggcaacgagaagaaggcaacgagaagaaggcaacgagaagaaggcaacgagaagaaggcaacgagaagaaggcaacgagaagaaggcaacgagaagaaggcaacgagaagaaggcaacgagaagaaggcaacgagaagaaggcaacgagaagaaggcaacgagaagaaggcaacgagaagaaggcaacgagaagaaggcaacgagaagaaggcaacgagaagaaggcaacgagaagaaggcaacgagaagaaggcaacgagaagaaggcaacgagaagaaggcaacgagaagaaggcaacgagaagaaggcaacgagaagaaggcaacgagaagaaggcaacgagaagaaggcaacgagaagaaggcaacgagaagaaggcaacgagaagaaggcaacgagaagaaggcaacgagaagaaggcaacgagaagaaggcaacgagaagaaggcaacgagaagaaggcaacgagaagaaggcaacgagaagaaggcaacgagaagaaggcaacgagaagaaggcaacgagaagaaggcaacgagaagaaggcaacgagaagaaggcaacgagaagaaggcaacgagaagaaggcaacgagaagaaggcaacgagaagaaggcaacgagaagaaggcaacgagaagaaggcaacgagaagaaggcaacgagaagaaggcaacgagaagaaggcaacgagaagaaggcaacgagaagaaggcaacgagaagaaggcaacgagaagaaggcaacgagaagaaggcaacgagaagaaggcaacgagaagaaggcaacgagaagaaggcaacgagaagaaggcaacgagaagaaggcaacgagaagaaggcaacgagaagaaggcaacgagaagaaggcaacgagaagaaggcaacgagaagaaggcaacgagaagaaggcaacgagaagaaggcaacgagaagaaggcaacgagaagaaggcaacgagaagaaggcaacgagaagaaggcaacgagaagaaggcaacgagaagaaggcaacgagaagaaggcaacgagaagaaggcaacgagaagaaggcaacgagaagaaggcaacgagaagaaggcaacgagaagaaggcaacgagaagaaggcaacgagaagaaggcaacgagaagaaggcaacgagaagaaggcaacgagaagaaggcaacgagaagaaggcaacgagaagaaggcaacgagaagaaggcaacgagaagaaggcaacgagaagaaggcaacgagaagaaggcaacgagaagaaggcaacgagaagaaggcaacgagaagaaggcaacgagaagaaggcaacgagaagaaggcaacgagaagaaggcaacgagaagaaggcaacgagaagaaggcaacgagaagaaggcaacgagaagaaggcaacgagaagaaggcaacgagaagaaggcaacgagaagaaggcaacgagaagaaggcaacgagaagaaggcaacgagaagaaggcaacgagaagaaggcaacgagaagaaggcaacgagaagaaggcaacgagaagaaggcaacgagaagaaggcaacgagaagaaggcaacgagaagaaggcaacgagaagaaggcaacgagaagaaggcaacgagaagaaggcaacgagaagaaggcaacgagaagaaggcaacgagaagaaggcaacgagaagaaggcaacgagaagaaggcaacgagaagaaggcaacgagaagaaggcaacgagaagaaggcaacgagaagaaggcaacgagaagaaggcaacgagaagaaggcaacgagaagaaggcaacgagaagaaggcaacgagaagaaggcaacgagaagaaggcaacgagaagaaggcaacgagaagaaggcaacgagaagaaggcaacgagaagaaggcaacgagaagaaggcaacgagaagaaggcaacgagaagaaggcaacgagaagaaggcaacgagaagaaggcaacgagaagaaggcaacgagaagaaggcaacgagaagaaggcaacgagaagaaggcaacgagaagaaggcaacgagaagaaggcaacgagaagaaggcaacgagaagaaggcaacgagaagaaggcaacgagaagaaggcaacgagaagaaggcaacgagaagaaggcaacgagaagaaggcaacgagaagaaggcaacgagaagaaggcaacgagaagaaggcaacgagaagaaggcaacgagaagaaggcaacgagaagaaggcaacgagaagaaggcaacgagaagaaggcaacgagaagaaggcaacgagaagaaggcaacgagaaggcaacgagaagaaggcaatgagaaggcaacgagaagaaggcaatgagaaggcaacgagaaggcaacgagaagaaggcaacgagaaggcaacgagaagaaggcaatga
- the LOC126161129 gene encoding uncharacterized protein LOC126161129, whose translation MSQLHVGAGPSNAWACPGENLGPGRAVQEGRGREREQLEEVLARFSSTYYVSLVTSIGRAANRVHLFIETVKTFKVKLDAAHLLTHHEISKLSTDFRNQLMAYLMPTFVDTDRIEDGQVLLATVLNAGAAAALSAPRSLQHVARWVSLDPHPYSQLG comes from the exons ATGAGTCAACTGCACGTCGGTGCTGGCCCTTCCAACGCCTGGGCGTGCCCTGGCGAGAACTTAGGCCCTGGCCGAGCGGTCCAGGAGGGCAGGGGTCGGGAAAGAGAACAACTGGAAGAAGTCTTGGCCAGGTTCAGCAGCACCTACTACGTGTCGCTGGTGACCTCCATCGGAAGGGCCGCCAACAGGGTCCACCTGTTCATCGAGACCGTCAAGACCTTTAAG GTGAAGCTAGATGCCGCACACCTGTTGACGCACCACGAGATCTCGAAGCTGTCGACGGACTTCCGGAACCAGCTGATGGCGTACCTGATGCCGACGTTCGTGGACACGGACCGCATCGAGGACGGCCAGGTGCTGCTGGCCACGGTGCTCAACGCCGGCGCCGCTGCGGCCCTCTCTGCaccg cgcAGCCTGCAGCACGTGGCGCGCTGGGTCAGCCTCGACCCGCACCCCTACTCGCAGCTCGGGTAA